The following coding sequences lie in one Hyphobacterium sp. CCMP332 genomic window:
- the hisF gene encoding imidazole glycerol phosphate synthase subunit HisF, whose translation MLAKRIIPCLDVKDGRVVKGVRFRNHEDVGDIVALAARYAAEGADELVFYDITASPEARSVEPEWVKRVAREIDIPFCVAGGIRSVDDARARLFAGADKISVNSPALADPALIDRLAAEFGIQCIVVGIDSREIEGDWRVHSNTGDPEKTRTESRSTLEWIAEAIDRGAGEIVLNCMDQDGVREGYDVDQLSAARDICGVPLIASGGAGALAHFSDVFKTAGVDGALAASVFHKQVIEIGDLKAYLKQQSIEVRA comes from the coding sequence ATGCTTGCAAAGCGCATAATCCCCTGTCTCGACGTCAAGGATGGCCGCGTGGTCAAGGGCGTGAGGTTTCGCAATCACGAGGACGTCGGTGACATCGTCGCGCTCGCTGCACGCTATGCGGCCGAAGGCGCAGACGAGCTTGTCTTTTATGACATTACTGCCAGTCCCGAGGCCCGATCGGTCGAGCCGGAATGGGTCAAACGCGTCGCCCGCGAGATTGATATCCCGTTTTGCGTGGCAGGCGGCATTCGCAGCGTCGATGATGCCCGGGCCCGGCTATTTGCGGGCGCCGACAAGATATCGGTCAATTCACCGGCGCTCGCAGATCCCGCACTGATTGACCGTCTGGCCGCGGAGTTTGGTATCCAGTGCATCGTCGTCGGGATCGATAGCCGCGAGATTGAGGGTGACTGGCGGGTCCACTCCAATACCGGTGATCCCGAAAAAACACGCACTGAATCCCGATCGACGCTGGAGTGGATTGCCGAAGCGATTGACCGGGGAGCGGGCGAGATCGTCCTCAATTGTATGGACCAGGACGGCGTGCGTGAGGGATACGATGTCGATCAGCTGTCGGCCGCACGGGACATTTGCGGTGTGCCTCTGATCGCGTCGGGCGGTGCCGGCGCGTTGGCACATTTTTCCGATGTGTTCAAAACAGCCGGGGTCGACGGCGCACTCGCCGCCAGCGTCTTCCACAAGCAGGTCATCGAGATTGGCGATCTGAAGGCCTATCTCAAACAGCAATCCATAGAGGTCCGCGCATGA
- the hutH gene encoding histidine ammonia-lyase, whose product MGMTVTLRPGAMALSDWRSIYRGAGVSLDPGCKGDVTRGAAAVQELLASGRAVYGVNTGFGKLAQSRIANDELAELQKRLVLSHAAGVGSPMPAKIVRLMMALKMSSLGRGVSGVRWKVIVALETMLKADLTPVIPSQGSVGASGDLAPLSQLAAALIGVGDVRVGDQTVSAADGLAKIGLSPLELGPKEGLALLNGTQFSTAYALAGLFDAEQAFKSALITGAMSVDAAQGSMSPFDARIHDCRGHQGQIDAAAAYRALLAGSQINESHINCSKVQDPYCLRCQPQVMGACLNVLRQASATLSTEANAVTDNPLIFPDGPDVISGGNFHAEPVAFAADMIALAICEIGSMSERRQAMLVDPNLSGLPAFLSPAPGLNSGFMIPQVTAAALVSENKQRATPCSVDSIPTSANQEDHVSMAAHGARRLMDMTANLDAIIALEWLTAAQGMDFHAPMTSSALLETAKGKLRAEIPMLEDDRFFAPDIARATEMIGQGALAGLCELPGVV is encoded by the coding sequence CTGGGCATGACGGTGACGCTGCGGCCGGGCGCGATGGCGCTTTCTGACTGGCGCTCAATCTATCGTGGGGCAGGTGTCAGCCTGGATCCGGGCTGCAAGGGCGATGTAACGCGCGGCGCGGCGGCAGTTCAGGAATTGCTGGCTTCTGGCCGGGCCGTTTATGGCGTGAACACCGGCTTCGGGAAACTCGCGCAGAGCCGCATCGCCAATGACGAGCTGGCCGAGCTTCAAAAACGACTGGTCCTGTCGCATGCTGCGGGCGTTGGCTCTCCCATGCCTGCCAAGATCGTCCGGCTGATGATGGCGCTGAAGATGTCGTCGCTCGGTCGCGGTGTGTCCGGCGTGCGTTGGAAGGTCATCGTCGCCCTCGAAACCATGCTGAAAGCCGATCTGACGCCTGTCATCCCGTCTCAGGGCTCTGTGGGGGCATCGGGTGACCTTGCCCCGCTTTCGCAGCTGGCAGCTGCTCTGATCGGCGTCGGCGACGTTCGGGTCGGCGATCAGACGGTGTCTGCGGCGGACGGGCTAGCGAAAATCGGGCTTTCGCCGCTCGAACTCGGCCCCAAGGAAGGGCTGGCGCTGCTGAACGGCACACAGTTTTCAACTGCTTACGCGCTCGCGGGCCTGTTTGATGCCGAGCAGGCGTTCAAATCCGCTCTGATCACCGGCGCGATGAGTGTGGATGCCGCTCAGGGCTCAATGTCGCCTTTTGATGCCCGCATCCATGATTGCCGGGGTCACCAGGGTCAGATTGATGCGGCGGCGGCGTATCGGGCGTTGCTGGCGGGAAGTCAGATCAATGAGTCCCACATCAATTGTTCCAAGGTACAGGACCCGTATTGCCTGCGCTGTCAGCCTCAGGTGATGGGCGCTTGCCTGAATGTCTTGCGTCAGGCTTCGGCGACGTTGTCGACCGAGGCCAATGCGGTCACGGATAATCCGTTGATCTTCCCGGATGGTCCGGATGTGATCTCCGGCGGGAATTTTCATGCCGAACCGGTGGCTTTTGCCGCCGACATGATTGCATTGGCGATTTGCGAGATCGGGTCGATGTCCGAACGGCGTCAGGCCATGCTGGTGGATCCGAACCTCTCCGGCCTGCCCGCTTTCCTGTCGCCGGCACCGGGGCTCAATTCCGGCTTCATGATTCCGCAGGTAACGGCTGCAGCGCTGGTCAGCGAGAACAAGCAACGCGCAACGCCGTGCAGCGTGGATTCAATCCCGACCTCCGCCAATCAGGAAGATCATGTTTCCATGGCCGCGCATGGTGCGCGCCGTCTGATGGATATGACGGCCAATCTGGACGCGATCATCGCGCTGGAATGGCTGACGGCGGCGCAGGGTATGGACTTTCATGCGCCGATGACCTCTTCAGCCTTGCTGGAAACCGCCAAAGGCAAGCTGCGGGCCGAAATTCCCATGCTGGAAGATGACCGCTTCTTTGCGCCGGATATTGCGCGCGCCACCGAAATGATCGGGCAGGGCGCGCTGGCCGGCCTTTGCGAACTTCCGGGAGTGGTGTGA
- the hisA gene encoding 1-(5-phosphoribosyl)-5-[(5-phosphoribosylamino)methylideneamino]imidazole-4-carboxamide isomerase has protein sequence MKLYPAIDLLDGRVVRLHKGDFDAVTDYGGDPAAVAAAYLAQGAEYLHVVDLSGARDGERRQSAAVQSLSNTGLRLQVGGGIRTREEIAAILKAGAERVIIGSLAVREPDTVAAWISEFGPDRIVAAFDVRIEAGIIWPLVAGWTRKGDEPLAALLERYTSSGLRHALVTDVDRDGALQGPNTSLYAELCELWPDIAWQASGGVSSLDDLVALKNVGADGAIVGKALFENRFSLGEALACLQSA, from the coding sequence ATGAAGCTTTATCCGGCGATAGACCTGCTCGATGGCCGCGTAGTCCGGCTCCATAAGGGCGATTTCGATGCCGTGACCGATTATGGCGGGGATCCGGCTGCGGTGGCGGCGGCCTATCTGGCGCAGGGCGCCGAGTATCTGCACGTCGTTGACCTGTCCGGCGCCCGTGATGGCGAGCGGCGGCAGTCTGCGGCGGTCCAGTCCCTGTCCAATACCGGTCTGCGGCTTCAGGTCGGCGGTGGCATACGCACGCGCGAGGAAATCGCCGCCATCCTCAAGGCCGGCGCCGAGCGGGTCATTATCGGCAGTCTGGCCGTGCGTGAGCCCGATACCGTCGCTGCATGGATATCCGAATTCGGTCCGGACCGGATTGTCGCTGCATTCGATGTGCGTATCGAGGCCGGCATTATCTGGCCACTGGTTGCCGGCTGGACCCGCAAGGGAGATGAACCGCTGGCGGCCTTGCTTGAGCGATATACGTCGTCGGGGCTTCGTCACGCGCTGGTCACCGATGTAGACCGGGATGGCGCACTGCAGGGCCCGAATACGTCCTTGTACGCAGAGCTCTGTGAGCTCTGGCCGGATATTGCCTGGCAGGCGTCCGGGGGCGTGTCCTCGCTGGATGATCTCGTGGCGCTGAAAAACGTTGGCGCGGACGGCGCGATTGTCGGCAAGGCTTTGTTCGAAAACCGCTTCTCACTGGGGGAGGCGCTGGCATGCTTGCAAAGCGCATAA
- the hisH gene encoding imidazole glycerol phosphate synthase subunit HisH, which yields MTIAIIQTGCANIYSVQAALDRLGADHLLAATPADADVADRLILPGVGSALPAMTQLRASGWAEALQREARPLLGICLGMQLLFDRSDEGDVDGLGLIPGRVAPLAPFEGGVLPHMGWNTLDVRSPADPLLAGLGENDRAYFVHSFAAPVSEFTIATTIYGANFSAAVRRDNIMGCQFHPERSGPVGARILKNFLEMRS from the coding sequence GTGACCATCGCCATCATCCAGACAGGCTGCGCGAATATCTATTCGGTTCAGGCGGCGCTCGACCGGTTGGGGGCGGATCACCTTCTGGCCGCCACGCCGGCGGATGCTGATGTTGCGGATCGTCTGATCCTGCCCGGCGTGGGCTCGGCCTTGCCGGCGATGACGCAATTGCGGGCGTCAGGCTGGGCCGAGGCCCTGCAGCGTGAAGCGCGGCCCTTGCTGGGCATTTGTCTGGGCATGCAATTGTTGTTCGACCGGTCTGACGAAGGTGATGTGGACGGGCTGGGCCTCATTCCGGGACGCGTGGCGCCGCTAGCGCCCTTCGAGGGCGGTGTGCTGCCGCATATGGGCTGGAACACGCTGGATGTGCGATCACCGGCCGATCCGCTGCTGGCGGGACTTGGCGAGAACGATCGCGCCTATTTCGTGCACAGTTTCGCCGCGCCGGTGAGTGAGTTCACCATTGCCACAACAATCTATGGCGCGAACTTCTCCGCCGCTGTGCGCCGGGACAACATCATGGGGTGCCAGTTTCACCCCGAACGGTCAGGGCCGGTGGGTGCGCGCATTCTGAAGAATTTTCTGGAGATGCGGTCATGA
- a CDS encoding formimidoylglutamate deiminase — MRKLQAKSALLPDGWADNVCIEIDADGQLKSVTANSPLDPAVETYETLLAAPANLHSHAFQRALAGLTEVRGPGDDDFWSWRERMYAFLPRLTPDDVETIAAQLFVELAESGFAAIAEFHYLHHQADGQPYDDVAEMAGRISAAAGQTGLGLTLLPVAYARSGFGGAPTHKGQIRFSNSAGNFLKLWEASSTHLRRADDRLGLAPHSLRAVTPEDLSTVLQAKHDGPIHIHAAEQVKEVDDCLAWSGQRPVEWLLNHHDINERWCFIHATQMTEDETTALARTGAVAGLCPTTEADLGDGIFNGRQWHAEGGNWGIGTDSHIGTDIAVELRQLEWSQRLLHKQRTVLANPMQSNARSLYEGALAGGAQALGRKSGKLAPGYWADMVSLESGHPVLAGKSADALLDSWVFAGSRNCVSDVWSAGRHIVKDGQHIARDNIAGRYAGVMKKLLA; from the coding sequence ATGCGCAAGCTTCAAGCGAAGTCCGCCCTTCTTCCCGACGGCTGGGCCGACAATGTCTGCATTGAAATCGATGCCGATGGCCAGCTGAAGAGCGTCACGGCGAATAGCCCGCTGGATCCGGCTGTTGAGACATACGAAACCTTGCTCGCCGCCCCTGCCAATCTCCACAGCCACGCCTTTCAACGCGCACTGGCCGGACTGACGGAAGTTCGCGGCCCCGGTGATGATGATTTCTGGAGCTGGCGCGAGCGCATGTACGCCTTTTTGCCGCGCCTGACGCCCGACGATGTTGAAACCATTGCCGCCCAACTCTTTGTCGAGCTGGCCGAGAGCGGCTTTGCTGCGATCGCGGAGTTTCACTACCTGCACCATCAGGCCGATGGCCAGCCCTATGACGATGTTGCCGAAATGGCAGGCCGGATATCCGCAGCCGCCGGGCAGACCGGGCTAGGCCTGACGCTTCTGCCCGTCGCCTATGCCCGCAGTGGTTTTGGCGGCGCCCCGACGCACAAAGGTCAAATCCGGTTTTCAAATTCTGCCGGGAATTTTCTGAAACTCTGGGAGGCCAGCTCAACACACCTGCGCCGCGCCGATGATCGCCTCGGTCTGGCACCGCATTCCCTGCGCGCCGTTACGCCGGAAGACCTCTCCACAGTTCTGCAGGCAAAGCATGATGGACCAATCCATATTCACGCCGCCGAACAGGTTAAGGAGGTGGACGATTGCCTTGCCTGGAGCGGTCAACGCCCCGTCGAATGGCTTCTGAATCATCATGATATCAATGAAAGATGGTGTTTCATTCACGCCACCCAGATGACGGAGGATGAAACAACAGCCCTTGCCCGCACTGGTGCCGTGGCCGGTTTGTGTCCGACGACGGAAGCTGATCTGGGCGACGGTATTTTCAATGGACGCCAATGGCATGCGGAAGGCGGAAATTGGGGCATTGGAACGGATTCGCATATCGGGACGGATATCGCGGTTGAACTGCGGCAACTGGAATGGAGCCAGAGGCTGCTCCACAAACAACGCACCGTTCTGGCCAATCCGATGCAATCGAACGCCAGAAGCCTTTACGAAGGAGCGCTTGCGGGCGGAGCGCAGGCATTGGGGCGGAAGTCCGGCAAACTCGCCCCGGGATATTGGGCAGACATGGTGTCACTGGAATCCGGCCATCCGGTATTGGCCGGAAAATCAGCGGATGCATTGCTCGACAGCTGGGTTTTTGCCGGCTCCCGCAACTGCGTCAGCGATGTCTGGTCGGCCGGCCGGCATATCGTCAAAGACGGCCAGCATATTGCGCGCGACAATATCGCGGGCCGCTATGCCGGCGTCATGAAAAAGCTTCTCGCCTAA
- a CDS encoding 2-oxoacid:ferredoxin oxidoreductase subunit beta: MTSIKKPLVDKHLRKNKQGLTQRDYEGVASTLCAGCGHDSITAAFVRAFHELDLEPHRAAKISGIGCSSKTTAYFLGQSSGINTVHGRMPSVATGAAAVNPDLHYIGVSGDGDSLSIGLGQFAHAIRRNLNMLYVIENNGVYGLTKGQFSASADIGTRAKYGEVNEQTPIDPVRLALTLGASFVARSFSGDKEQLVPLIKAGLMHRGFAVIDVVSPCVTFNDHAGSTKSYAHTYKYYHPVIHADFVPEATEITADYAEGEAITIPMHNGGDVVLRKTDKSHDPRDRDAAFDLLKNLEGSEIPTGLIYIDESRPDMGEMNHIPDTPLNAIDHSKLCPGSAKLKELMDGYS; encoded by the coding sequence ATGACCTCGATCAAGAAACCGCTCGTCGACAAGCATCTGCGCAAGAACAAACAGGGCCTGACCCAGCGTGATTATGAAGGTGTGGCGTCTACGCTTTGCGCCGGTTGCGGCCATGACTCCATCACCGCCGCCTTTGTGCGCGCCTTCCACGAGCTCGATCTGGAGCCGCACCGCGCCGCCAAGATTTCCGGTATTGGCTGTTCATCCAAGACCACCGCTTACTTCCTGGGCCAGTCGAGCGGGATCAACACGGTGCATGGCCGCATGCCGTCGGTGGCCACCGGTGCCGCTGCGGTCAATCCCGACCTGCACTATATCGGCGTGTCCGGCGATGGAGATTCTCTCTCCATTGGCTTGGGGCAGTTTGCGCACGCCATTCGCCGCAATCTCAACATGCTCTATGTGATCGAGAATAATGGTGTCTACGGGCTCACCAAGGGCCAGTTCTCGGCCTCAGCGGATATCGGCACCCGCGCCAAATATGGAGAAGTCAACGAACAGACCCCGATTGATCCGGTGCGCCTCGCCCTCACCCTGGGTGCCAGCTTTGTGGCGCGCAGCTTCTCCGGCGACAAGGAACAGCTCGTGCCGCTGATCAAGGCCGGCCTCATGCATCGCGGCTTTGCGGTGATTGATGTTGTCAGCCCGTGCGTGACCTTCAATGACCACGCCGGCTCCACAAAGTCTTATGCCCATACCTATAAATACTATCACCCGGTCATCCACGCCGATTTCGTGCCGGAAGCCACCGAAATCACAGCGGACTATGCCGAGGGCGAGGCCATAACCATCCCCATGCACAATGGCGGCGATGTGGTCCTGCGCAAAACCGACAAGAGCCACGATCCGCGCGACCGCGATGCGGCCTTTGATCTGCTTAAAAACCTCGAAGGATCAGAAATCCCGACTGGCCTCATCTATATCGATGAAAGCCGCCCCGACATGGGCGAGATGAACCACATTCCTGACACACCGCTGAATGCGATAGACCATTCAAAGCTTTGCCCGGGATCGGCCAAGCTCAAAGAGCTTATGGACGGGTATAGTTAG
- the hutG gene encoding N-formylglutamate deformylase, translated as MTALFDLRAGQSPLIINIPHAGTHVPEDILARMTQKARTLPDTDWFVDRLYAFAADMDATILKANVSRMVIDLNRDPSGQSLYPGQATTGLVPTELFDGGPVYEGDAPDEAEIENRRAEYFDPYHQELSEQIARIRAVHGYAVLYDAHSIASNVPRLFAGELPVLNLGTNDGETCDTAIARAVMQVMLDQDDYETVANGRFKGGWITRTFGLPRHNLHALQMELAQRAYMDEASLTYDDAAAARLQDLLKDILTAAVAAAENLHWEHD; from the coding sequence ATGACCGCGCTGTTTGACCTGCGCGCCGGGCAAAGCCCGCTGATCATCAATATCCCGCATGCCGGAACACATGTGCCGGAGGATATTCTGGCGCGGATGACGCAGAAGGCGCGCACCCTGCCGGATACGGACTGGTTCGTGGACCGGCTTTACGCGTTTGCCGCCGACATGGATGCGACGATCCTGAAAGCGAATGTGTCGCGCATGGTGATCGACCTGAACCGCGACCCGTCCGGGCAATCGCTTTACCCCGGACAGGCCACGACCGGGCTGGTGCCCACTGAATTGTTTGACGGCGGACCGGTTTATGAGGGCGATGCGCCGGACGAGGCTGAAATCGAAAATCGCCGGGCGGAATACTTTGACCCCTATCATCAGGAATTGAGCGAACAGATTGCCCGCATCCGTGCCGTCCATGGCTATGCGGTCCTGTATGATGCCCATTCCATTGCCTCGAACGTGCCGCGGCTGTTCGCGGGCGAATTGCCGGTGTTGAACCTGGGCACGAATGATGGCGAGACCTGCGATACCGCGATCGCCCGTGCGGTCATGCAGGTGATGCTGGATCAGGACGATTATGAAACCGTCGCGAATGGCCGGTTCAAGGGCGGCTGGATCACGCGCACTTTCGGCCTGCCGCGCCACAATCTGCACGCCTTGCAAATGGAGCTGGCCCAGCGTGCCTATATGGACGAGGCGAGTCTGACCTATGACGACGCCGCTGCGGCCAGACTTCAAGACCTCCTGAAAGATATCCTGACTGCTGCCGTCGCAGCCGCCGAAAACCTGCACTGGGAGCATGACTGA
- the hutI gene encoding imidazolonepropionase yields MRVDRTFTNARLATMAGDAPYGALEDGAIAVRDGRIVWVGRSSDAPDCDDTTDLDGRWVTPALVDCHTHLVFAGDRSGEFERRLNGESYEAIAKSGGGIVATVEAVRCSSATDLAAATLPRLDALIQEGLGTVEIKTGYGLNFMSELNMLKAIRSLGLVTGLRVQSTLLAAHAIPPEYAGRADDYIDEICLPLIREAAREGLADAVDAYCEKIAFTPEQTRRVFEAAREAGLQIKLHADQFSDSNGAALAAEFGALSADHLEYTSGDGVAAMAKAGTVAVLLPGAFYMLGETQKPPMDALRKAGVPMALATDANPGSSPVLSLLTIANMGCTLFGMTVEEALAGITREGARALGLQNEIGTIEVGKRCDLAVWDVDNLAQLIQWIGARPLHGRILSGDWA; encoded by the coding sequence ATGCGCGTTGATCGCACTTTCACGAATGCCAGGCTGGCGACGATGGCCGGGGATGCGCCCTATGGCGCGCTGGAGGACGGCGCGATCGCCGTACGCGACGGTCGCATTGTATGGGTCGGGCGGTCGAGCGATGCGCCTGACTGCGACGACACAACCGATCTTGACGGTCGATGGGTGACGCCTGCCCTGGTTGATTGTCACACCCATCTCGTTTTTGCAGGCGACCGTTCAGGAGAATTTGAGCGCCGGCTGAACGGGGAAAGCTATGAGGCCATCGCAAAATCGGGTGGTGGCATTGTCGCGACCGTCGAGGCTGTGCGTTGTTCAAGCGCGACAGACCTTGCGGCCGCGACGCTTCCCCGGCTCGATGCGCTGATTCAGGAAGGCCTTGGAACCGTAGAAATTAAAACGGGTTATGGCCTGAACTTCATGTCAGAACTGAATATGCTGAAGGCCATAAGAAGTCTGGGTCTGGTGACTGGGCTCAGGGTTCAGTCGACGCTGCTGGCCGCCCACGCCATCCCGCCGGAATATGCCGGACGGGCCGACGACTACATCGATGAGATTTGTCTGCCATTGATCCGCGAAGCGGCGCGCGAGGGACTTGCGGATGCCGTTGATGCCTATTGCGAAAAGATTGCCTTTACACCGGAACAAACACGGCGCGTTTTCGAGGCGGCTCGCGAAGCGGGTCTGCAAATCAAACTGCATGCGGACCAGTTCAGCGATTCAAACGGTGCCGCGCTCGCAGCCGAATTCGGTGCCCTGAGCGCAGACCATCTGGAGTATACATCCGGCGACGGTGTTGCCGCGATGGCCAAAGCCGGAACGGTTGCCGTGTTGTTGCCCGGAGCCTTCTACATGCTGGGCGAGACCCAGAAGCCGCCCATGGACGCGCTGCGAAAGGCGGGCGTTCCCATGGCACTGGCGACGGATGCCAATCCAGGTTCTTCACCTGTCCTTTCGCTGCTGACCATTGCCAATATGGGGTGCACGCTCTTCGGCATGACGGTGGAGGAAGCGCTGGCGGGCATTACGCGAGAGGGCGCACGCGCTCTGGGACTGCAAAACGAGATCGGCACGATCGAGGTCGGCAAGAGATGCGATCTGGCCGTCTGGGATGTCGACAATCTGGCGCAATTGATCCAATGGATCGGCGCGCGTCCGCTTCACGGGCGTATTCTATCCGGGGACTGGGCATGA
- the hisIE gene encoding bifunctional phosphoribosyl-AMP cyclohydrolase/phosphoribosyl-ATP diphosphatase HisIE, producing the protein MINPDDIDFAKGEGLVPAIVQHAETSQVLMLGYMNREAVDVTIKENVVTFYSRSKKRLWKKGETSGNTLALVVIHIDCDRDTLLVKALPAGPVCHTGTPTCFGDDAPASPGFLNTLERVIDERRLADPEKSYVARLNTAGLNKLAQKVGEEGVETALAGVSEDDDALKGEAADLIFHLMMLLRARGLSLADVVSTLEARHR; encoded by the coding sequence ATGATCAATCCGGACGATATCGACTTTGCCAAAGGTGAGGGGCTGGTTCCGGCCATTGTCCAGCATGCGGAGACATCGCAGGTTCTGATGCTGGGCTATATGAATCGGGAAGCAGTGGATGTGACGATAAAAGAAAATGTCGTAACCTTTTATAGCAGAAGTAAAAAGAGACTATGGAAAAAGGGCGAAACCAGCGGCAATACACTGGCGCTTGTGGTGATCCATATCGATTGTGACCGCGACACCTTGCTGGTCAAAGCGCTGCCTGCAGGCCCGGTTTGTCACACGGGAACGCCAACCTGCTTTGGCGATGATGCGCCTGCCTCGCCGGGTTTTCTCAACACGCTCGAGCGCGTCATTGACGAGCGACGTCTGGCGGACCCGGAGAAGAGTTACGTTGCCCGCTTGAACACAGCGGGGCTGAACAAGCTTGCGCAAAAGGTTGGCGAAGAGGGCGTGGAAACAGCTTTGGCGGGGGTGTCGGAAGATGATGACGCCCTGAAGGGCGAGGCCGCAGATCTGATTTTCCACCTGATGATGCTTCTGCGGGCTCGCGGATTGTCACTGGCCGATGTGGTCTCGACTCTGGAAGCCCGGCATCGTTAG
- a CDS encoding 2-oxoacid:acceptor oxidoreductase subunit alpha — MNVQTQPDAAGSTEVKVNDFVIKIGNVNGTGSASANGLLMKSIFRMGVPVVGKNLFPSNIQGLPTWYEIRVSKDGWTARSGNVDLMVAMNLESYEQDLKTVSPGGALLYDSTWPRPKLHGREDITVIGVPLAKMTNTEFANARTRVLMKNMAYVGAVAALTGIDMDVIQSLVEDTFKAKPKLIEPNMKALMLGHDYITQNYDALPLRVEPMDETKDCILIEGNDAAALGCVYAGATFGAWYPITPSTSLMDGFKNHCQKLRVDPETGKNNYCIIQAEDELSAIGMVIGANWNGARSFTPTSGPGISLMSEFIGFAYYAEVPAVLFDIQRVGPSTGMPTRTQQGDILLAAYASHGDTKHIVLFPADPKECFELSVDAFDAAERYQTPVFVLSDLDIGMNEWMVPRFDWDDSRQPDRGKVLNAADLENIEKFHRYFDYDGDGIPYRTIPGEHPKGAFFTRGSGHNKFGGYTEDSAAYQEVLDRILQKWKNAADHLPGPVIQKATEPTKRAILTVGGCDAAVREAIARMAEEGLHFDYLRVKAFPFHSDIEAFIAEHDTVFVVEQNRDGQLRQLLINETAAEKKQLIPILDYSGMPADTGLIARMITSHCQAES, encoded by the coding sequence ATGAATGTTCAGACCCAACCCGATGCCGCCGGTTCAACCGAAGTGAAGGTCAACGACTTTGTCATCAAGATTGGCAATGTGAACGGCACCGGATCGGCGTCCGCGAACGGCCTGTTGATGAAATCCATCTTCCGCATGGGCGTGCCCGTCGTCGGCAAGAATCTGTTCCCGTCAAATATTCAGGGCCTGCCGACCTGGTATGAAATCCGGGTCTCGAAAGACGGCTGGACGGCACGTTCCGGAAATGTCGACCTGATGGTCGCCATGAATCTGGAAAGTTACGAGCAGGATCTCAAGACCGTCTCTCCCGGCGGGGCCCTTCTCTATGATTCGACGTGGCCACGACCGAAACTGCATGGCCGCGAGGACATCACCGTCATTGGTGTGCCGCTGGCAAAGATGACGAATACCGAATTCGCCAATGCCCGCACGCGGGTTCTGATGAAGAACATGGCCTATGTCGGCGCGGTCGCCGCCCTGACCGGCATTGATATGGATGTCATCCAGTCACTGGTGGAAGACACTTTCAAGGCCAAGCCCAAGCTGATCGAGCCCAATATGAAGGCGCTCATGCTGGGCCATGACTATATCACTCAGAATTATGACGCTCTGCCCCTGCGGGTGGAGCCGATGGACGAGACGAAAGACTGCATCCTGATCGAGGGCAATGATGCCGCCGCGCTGGGCTGCGTCTATGCCGGCGCGACATTCGGAGCCTGGTATCCGATCACGCCCTCCACCTCGCTGATGGACGGCTTCAAGAACCATTGCCAGAAGCTGCGGGTCGATCCCGAAACCGGCAAGAACAATTATTGCATCATCCAGGCCGAGGACGAGCTGTCCGCCATCGGCATGGTCATCGGGGCGAACTGGAATGGTGCCCGTTCCTTCACGCCGACCTCCGGGCCCGGCATTTCCCTGATGAGTGAGTTCATCGGCTTTGCCTATTATGCCGAAGTGCCCGCCGTTCTGTTTGATATCCAGCGCGTCGGCCCGTCGACCGGCATGCCGACGCGGACACAGCAGGGCGATATCCTGCTCGCCGCCTATGCCAGCCACGGCGATACCAAGCATATCGTGCTCTTTCCCGCCGACCCGAAGGAGTGCTTCGAGCTCTCCGTCGATGCCTTCGATGCGGCCGAGCGCTATCAGACGCCCGTCTTCGTCCTCTCCGATCTCGATATCGGCATGAATGAGTGGATGGTGCCGCGTTTTGACTGGGATGACAGCCGCCAGCCGGATCGCGGCAAGGTGCTCAATGCGGCAGACCTCGAAAATATCGAGAAATTCCATCGCTATTTCGATTACGATGGCGACGGCATTCCCTATCGTACCATTCCGGGCGAACACCCCAAGGGGGCCTTCTTCACCCGGGGTTCCGGCCATAACAAATTCGGCGGCTATACCGAAGATTCCGCCGCCTATCAGGAAGTCCTCGACCGAATTCTGCAAAAGTGGAAAAACGCCGCCGATCATCTGCCCGGCCCGGTCATCCAGAAGGCGACCGAGCCTACCAAACGCGCCATCCTCACCGTTGGTGGCTGCGATGCCGCCGTCCGCGAAGCTATTGCCCGCATGGCAGAAGAGGGCCTGCATTTCGATTATCTGCGCGTAAAGGCCTTCCCTTTCCATTCGGATATCGAGGCCTTTATCGCCGAGCACGACACGGTTTTCGTGGTTGAACAGAATCGCGACGGTCAGCTCCGCCAGCTTCTCATCAACGAGACGGCGGCAGAAAAGAAGCAACTCATCCCCATTCTCGATTATTCCGGCATGCCGGCCGATACCGGCCTGATTGCGCGCATGATCACCAGCCATTGTCAGGCGGAGTCGTAA